The Clostridia bacterium genome contains the following window.
AGGTCGACATCCTCGTCGGCGATGTCGATCACGGTGTCGAAGACGTCCCATTCAGAACCGGTAACCCGTCTGATCTGGAACTCATACAGGTCAACTCCTGATTGGGCGACCCCCGCCTTGGCATCGGAGGCATGCGCCCACCGGAATGTGGGGGCGCTGCTGGCAATCTGCCCTCCGGCCGATATGCCCACGACTCCGGGGACGCCAGGATCGGCGGGCGCATCGGAATCATATACGAAGGGAGGATCGAACCAATTCGACGCGTTGCCCAGGAAGTCAAACGACTTGATCCACGCGCCGTAGGAAGTGCCGGATGTGAGTGCCAGTACTCCCGAGGTGTACTGCTCGTTTCCGGCGCCGGACGGCGCTAGGAAGGAGTCACTGAGCCAGACGTCAAGCACCCCAGAGGCCTCGTGAACCTTGGCGCCTGTTGGGCCCATGTCGGTCGCCGTCTTGGTCCATATCTCGAGCTTGTACCCAAGCAGCCCCGCTCCGGCAGCCCCGTCGGCAGCCGCTGGATCAACCGATGCCGCCCAGGCCGCTGTGACCGCAGGGTTGTTCGCAAACCGCCTGGTATTCGTGGTGTTCACGAACCCGACTTCGGCCTCGCCGTCTGCAGTCGGGGCCTTTGTATCGATGATGAATTTGAACGAAGGGTTGGTGATCGTGCCCGTGCTGCCTGCATCGTCGGTAGCTATGACCTTATAGAAGTAGTCGCCATCTGAAAGCACGGCGCTAGCCGTCCATCTAGCTCCCCACGATTCACTGTCGGTCGCGGGCCTTCCGGCAGGGGTGATGCTGCCAGCCACTTCGTCAGTCATTCCCGCGTCAGTGTAAACCCTGATCACGATGCTGCTGGTCCCTGAGCCAGACTCATTGTTGAATCCGGATCCGCCCGCGTTGTCCAGCACCGTGATGTCGATGGCAGGTGAGGTATCTCGGGTGAACTGCTCCCCTCGGACATCCCTTGGCGCCTGGCCGCTATCGTTCACCAGAGTGCCCACAGCATCCGGCGGAGCGACCGTATCGAGAAGGAATGCCCAGGCAGCCGGGGAGATCGGGTACGTGGATGCCAGCCCTGCGCCATTTCGCGCAGTTACGCTGAGCGTGTACGTACCGTCGCCCGCCAGCGGCGAAGCAGGAGTATAGGTGGACGTTGGCGCTGCCCACCCATATCCTCCCACTACTGCCCCGCCGCCAGGCGCAGTCATATTCCACTTGATGCTGCTAGAATCGACACTGCTTTGGGTGTCGGTTATCTCGATATGTGGGGCTATGGCCGTGTTGTTCGTCTCGAACCCGTTCACTGGGAACTGGTTCGCAAACTCGGGCCCGCCGAAGTCGACATTGAACGTCATCGTCCTAGGGTCGGCAGCGTTGCCCACGGCGTCGCTGATACCGACAGTGAGAACGTAGGTGTCCTCACTGAGGTTGGTGATATTGACTGTGATCTTGCCGCCCGCATAACTAGCTATGGCGGTCGGACCAGGCTTATCAAGGGAGGCCGTGGCCGACGCAGCATTGATGCCGCTTCCTGTCGCAGGAGCACCGCCAGAGCCCGGATCGGCAGCGTTCACCGTGATACTGGCAGACGTCTCCTTGAACCAGTAGCCGCTGGCAGGAGACCACGTGTTCCCGTCGATCACTGGCTTCGTGGTGTCGACGTTGAAGTTTCGCGTCGAGCTTTCGGAATTGCCCGACCCATCGGTTGCCGTAACCACAAGAGCGTGAGAGCCCTCAGCCAGTCCGCTCAGTGCGGCGGTCGCGACGCCCGTTCCAGAATCGAAGGCAACGCCCACGGGGCTGCCATCAATGGTCGCAGTCACCGTCGCAATCCCGGCAGTTGGCAGACTGTCGGCGATGTTGACCGTGAGCGTCGGTGAACCCGTGTTCAGCCATTGGCCTTCCGTAATACTCCAGCTGGAGAAGGTCGGCTTTATGGTGTCGTTGAGCTCGAAGTTGTGTGTGCTAGTTGCGATATTCCCAGCAACATCGGCCGCCTCAAGCCTCACCGACTTGGCGCCGGGAGTGTTCATGCCCCTAATCGCAATGGTCACCTTACCCGTACCTGAGTTCGCAGTGACGTTGTCCAGGGTCCCGCCCGTGACCTGCACTGAAGCGAATGTAATCCCGGCCCAGTCAACCCCGCTGCCCGCATCGCTTACGTCAACGGTGAAAGTCTGTTGGGTGATATTCTCGAATGACGCATCGGCCGGCGTCCAGTTCGCGATGGTGGGCGCCGTCCCGTCCACAGTAACCGCACCAGTTTCAGTATCAGTCATGGTGATCGGGTTGTTCTGTGCGTATGCCGAGACCGATACGTTCTTTGATCCGTCTGTCTCGTCAGTGCGCAACTGGAGAGCTACGTCGAACTCCCCCGAGGCGCTGGGATTACCGCCGGGCACAGTCACCAAGCCCACGTTGGTGAACGCGACTGTGCTGTTTCCGACCGTGGCGTTCATCCAGATCTGGTCGGTCGCGTCTACAGTTACACGCGCCCTAACAGTGACGGTATCGCCGGGCTGAACGTTGATAAACGGAGCTCCGTTAGTTGGAGACAGGATTTCCACACTTGTTACAGCAGCTGATGCCAACCCGGAGAAACACACCAGCATGGCCGCAGCAAGCGCTGTAATCAGCAGCGGTGGTGTTCGCCAGCAAGCTTTCATATGGTTCACTCCCCTCTCAGACTGAACGCGCAATAGCGACATCGTGTATCTTGGGGTCTTCGGGACTCCATGAGGCGATCAACGGAGTCCTCGCCAACACCTCCTCATGTGCTCTTGTCCAATTAGCAACACTCCCAGCAGGTAGGCGGTTTTCCAGACCCGCGGACATACTGGCACATTCAGAATATTATCGAAGGGAATCGATGGCTGTAACTGCCCTTGCGGACAGTTGAAGGACAGTGAGGGGATAGTAAACGTGCAGTGCGTCCGGCACTGCACGTGTGCACCTGGCATGATAGACATATGGGGGGATGATGGCTGGAAAGCTACGTTATGCGGGCAATGAACCCGTAAACTTGCTGATCCGGATCTGGGCCGCGTAGGCTATGACCTGCGAGCGATTCTGGAGGTGCAGCTGATCGAGGATCTGCTTCATGTGGTACTTCACTGTCCGTTCACTGATGCAGAGGGCAGATCCCACCTCTTTGTATGTTAGCCCTGAAGCAACGAGAGCAAGGACCTCCATCTGCCGCGGCATCAGAACACCACCCGTCTCTGCGCCAGCCCCATCAGTCCTCTCCCGCTGGGCAGGGTTAGTCGTCGATTCCCTGGATTCGCTCGCAATACGCGTGAACTCCGCCAGAATCCTCGCAGTGAGGCCCGGAGAGAAGGCCACCTCGCCTCTTTCCAGGTCCGACAGCATCGCCATAAGCTCATCAGCATCCACATCCTTTAGGACATAGCCGCAAGCCCCGCTCTTCACCGCCTCGAATACGTTCTTGTCAGTATCAGATGCCGTGAGCATTATGATCTTCATCTCTGGAAGCTCGGCCTTTATCAAGCGGGTGGCGGCAAGTCCATCGCAGCGCGGCATGGAGATGTCCATCAGTACTACGTCCGGGAGCATTTCGCGCGCTTTCTCCAGCGCCTCCAGCCCGTCTTTGGCCGTCCCCACTACCTCAACCCCGCGCACCACAAGGAGATCGCTGAGACCCTTGGTGAACAGCGGGTGGTCGTCAACGATCAGAACCCTCATCGGTCTACTCGCCTCCATCCAGTTTCAATGCCAGTGGAATGCACACTTTAACCTCCGTGCCTTCACCCGGCGTGGATCGCAGCATGAAGTCGCCTCCCAGCTGCTCCGCTCGCTCAAGCATGATGCCGATCCCGAACGCTCCGGAAGATGACCATGTCGCTTCATCGGCGACATCGAAGCCCTTGCCGTCATCTCGTATCACTGCCTCGACATCTCTGGGATGCAGCTCCAAGCTGACCCACACGTTCCGGGCATCGGCATGCTTGCCCACATTGGTCGTTGCCTCCTGGATAATGCGAAACAGCTGCAGTTCTCTTGGATATCCAATGACGCCCTTCGCAACCTCCTCAGGGGCCGTCAACTTCGTGCAAATGCCGTATCGCGATTCCACTCCCCGCATGAGCTCCTGGAGTTTGGGGACGAATTGCCACTTGGACATGGCGTCGCCCCTCATGCAGCCTATGTGCTCACGCACCTCGCTGTAGGCGACCCTCACTACATCAACCAGACTATCGATCTCGTTCATGGCCGCAGCATCCTGCCCGCTCGCAAGCTTACATCTCACAGCCTGGAGCTGGACGTTGAGGTAGCCCAACACCTGGCAGATCGTATCGTGCAGGTCGCGCGCAAGAAGCTCCCGTTCCTCCATGGCGGCCAGCGCTCGTTGCCGCAGAAGCAGCTCCTCCTGCGTGCGCCGGCGTTCTGTAACATCGTTGATCACGATGATCTTGCCTATGGCGCATTTGCCAGAGCTCAGCAGAAGCGAGATGTGGAGTTCGTAGGATCCCCGCTCATCGCCCGCCTCAAGCGCCAGCTCACGCGTTGATCCGGTTACCTCTGCAAGAGCAACAGCGATGCTAGGCCAGCGCCCCATCACATCCGCGGCGTCGCCGCCCAGGGCGGCCTTGGCGGACCAGCCTGTGAGGGCCTGGGCGGCAGGGTTCATGTGAAGGACCCGATCCTGGAGGTCGGTCACTACTATGCCGTCATCCGTGCCCTCAACCATGGTAGCCCACGCTATTGGATGTATGTCGAGGAGTCGATAGCGCAGAATGCCCAGGGCAGCGGCAAGTCCGGATATGATGAACGCGATGGGTGTCATGTCAAGACGATGGATCGGACTCGAGCCAGATATGTAGAGGACATTGGCCGCCCACGGCGCAAGCACGCCCACAACCACCAGCCTGGCTTGGGCCTTGTATGAACCAGGCAGCCCGATTATCATCCTGGTTACACTGATGGTTCCGACCATGAGCAGTGTGTATGAGTAGACCATAGCGATCCAGAACCAGGGGCCGTATGTCTTGACGATCACTGAAAACGGCCCGCTTGTGTCGAGCCTGATGTTATAGCGCATCAACCCGTGATACCCGTTGGTCCATACAAGCACCTGAGTAACTGCGGGGATGATCAGAAGACGCAAGATATTGCGTCTCCTGAGCCACTCCCCCTTCCCGGAAAATCCCAACGCTGCGGCAAGCCACGCCACAGGCATAGTGGCTATTCCAACATACTCGATGTTCGACCAGACAGTCTTCGCTTCCACGCCCACGCTGCACATTTCCATGGCGTTCCCCAAGGACCACTCTGCCATCGCCAGCATGAAGCAGCAGAGCCCTGTTGCCCCGGGTCTACTGCGGCGCTTCCAGACAACCACTGCCATCACAAGAGTTATGATGCCGCTAACGATATACGGAATCGCGAAAGGCGTGTACTCCAAATGCATAACGCTCCACCACGCCCCAAGCCCCGGAGTCTGGCGCAATAAGGCGCCTAAAACAGTTAACTCCATTCGCTTTGCCTATCTTTGTTCTGTGTCCACGCAGATAGTCCTGCAAATCCTGTGGATTTCTTGAGCCGCGTGGCCACGTTATGCACGGCAGAGAGGCGCCCGCCGCCCAGCTGAACATGGGTCGAGGGGTGTTGATGCACCAGGCGCCGTCGTCGTTCCCGCCTTAGCATACTGTGGCGCCCCGCTCATCGCTGCAGCCAGTCTGCACCAAGATGGTTTCATCTTGCTAGGATGCTCTGCGCCCTGGGAATGTCGCCATCCATCTACGTTGCAGCCCCACTGGACGTTCGCTTTCCTTGAAAACCGAGCAGTTGAACGCCCAATGGCGCTGAATATGGGTCTCAGCCAATGCTCAGCCTTATCTGGAGAGCCCGCATCCCCGCCGGCTGCCATGCGCACTATAGGCAAAGGCGGGCACGACACCCGCGCCCGCCTTTGCTGTGATTCGCATGTTTTGGCAGTACCGGAGTCCGGCTCTAGAAAGCCCCCGCTTCCCGCACCGGCCCTCAGCTACCAGCCAGTGTAGGTTCCGAACCCGAATCCAGTGGGCTCAGAAGATCCGGTTCCATCCAGGCCAATTGAGGCAATTGGGTAGTTCCCGGACCCGTACTTCAGCTGCATGGATTCCATCTTCCAGGCGTTCGGAAGCCTGACCAGGTTGATCTTGATGGATCCGCTGTCGGAGCGCCAGTACGGAGCGTACGGGCCGACGACGGGTCCATTATACGTCTCGTACACCTCGAAGAATCCAGTGACCTCCGCCTTCTGGGCGTTGATCGACACGATGGTCCACGCATTGACGTTATCTTTCACCTCGTGCTTGTCCACAGCGCCCTCGACCGCTCCGTCGATATCGAGACGAATCACGTAACCCGTTGCCGGGAGCCTGAAGCTCGCCTGGCTGTTCTTGTCCGCGTTGAGTTCGGCCTTGAGCTGATCCAGGGGCTTCGCATACGTTGCCGCACCCTCGTTTATTGTGAGCTTGAACGTTGGAGCCACGATGCCCGTTCCTGCCATGGCGTCCACGTTGTAGGCTTCAACTCCGCCGACCCAGCCGTTGAGAGCTGTTATCACGGCTTGCCTCTCCAGCGTCTCGTTGAACGGCGGCTGGCCCATGCACCCGGCGAGGACCACCGTCATCAGAACGAGCGCTGCGAGGCATGTTAACCTCTTGGCCATTCTGGCTTTACCCTCCTTTGCAGGTTTGCTGACACTGCCTTTTCAGGGGCCGGGCGAAGGCGCGCGCCCCCGCCCGGCTTGCCGTCGTTCAGCTAGTTACCAGGGGCGCAGGCGGCCGAATCCGAAGCCACTGCGCTCTGTCTCCACCTCGTACTCATAGGATGCGCTCATGCTGCCGACGCACACCGTTACCGTCATGATCTTTCCAGGCGCCATGACGGCCTCGTCTAGCAGGACGTAGAACTTGGCGTTGGTCCCGGTCTGGGATACCTTCACCACGCGCCACGCCGCGAGCTGGGTGGTTCCCACGCTGACGGTTACAGGAGCATCAACAAGCCCCGACACCTCGAAGGCAACAGTCGAGATCATGTTGATCTTGTAGATCTCGCCAGGCAGGGGCTGGGCGTTGAAGATCGTCAGCGCTGTGATGTTCACAGGGTCGAACACAACCTCAGCACCGATATTCCCCAGCAGGTCTTCACCCTTCACCTTGAGCACATGGTTCACTCCCGCGGAGATCGCCTTCACGAACTTCATGTCAGTCGTCCACACAGGAGTCTCGCTGTCGAGCGTCACCCAGAAGCCCTTCACGCCGCAGCCAGCGTCGACGGCGGACCATGTCCACGTTACCGTCGTGTTGTTGGTCGGCGCCATCGGAGCCACAGGCGACAGCTTCGTAACAACTGGGCCTACCCGGTCGATCTTCGTGGATGCCTCGTTCGACCAGGCGCCTCCGTTGTTGAGTGCGTCATAGGCCATGACCTTGCCCTTCACGACTGCGCCTTCAGCAGCTCCGCTGATATCCACTGTGGCGCTGATCGTGGTGAGGCCGGACACTGTCGTCCAATTGGCTCCGCCATCGAGGCTGTAAGTGAGATCGTACTTCACAGCATCAGCCACGGGGTTCCAGTTGAACGTCAGAGTCGCGGCATTTGTCCATTCAGGCAGCGCGTTCATCACAGGCGCAGCGGGAGGAGTCGTGTCGATCACGACATGCCCTGGGGTGGACCTCGCGCTCTCGTTTCCGAGCTCATCGAGGGCTGTCACCTCAAGGGTGTGCATCCCGTCGGTCAGTGTCGCAGACGGGTACTCGTTGGTCGCAACGTAACCGACGAAGGCGCCGTCAGCGTAGACGTTGTAGCGCACGGCGTCAGCCGAGGAGGCCGTCCACGTCCACGTTGGGGTGTTGTCATTCGTCGGAGTTGCCGTTGTCGGCATTCCGGGCGCCGCCGGAGGCGTGGTGTCGATGGTCACTGTTGCGAACGTCAGGTCAGCACCGACGTTCCCCACTTTGTCCACTGCCTTGACCTTCAGCACGTGCGCGCCGTCGGCCAGGTTGGACGCTGGGGTGAACGAAGTGCCTTCGGTCTCAAACGGCAGTTCGCTTCCAAGGGTGACTATGTAGTAGTCGACCCCGGACAGCGGATCGGCGCCGGACCATGCCCACGTGGGCCTGGGGTTGTTGGTCGGGCTCGTCGGCGTTGTGACAACGCTCACGACAGGGCCGGTGCGGTCGACCGTGGTCGAAACCTCCTCGGACCAGCCGCTCACGTTGCCCACAGCGTCGTAGGCCCGTACCTTTGCAGTTATCAGGTTGCCGTCCACAGCCGTCGGAGCAGCGATGATGACCGTCAAGGTCTGAACATCGATGTCAGGGACAGCAGTGGCAACTCCAGCTATGGTGTATTCCACGTCGTACTTGACCGCGCTGTCTACCGCAGTCCAGACAAGCATGAGCGCGTCGGCATTGGTGTATGCCGGCAGCCCGGCCATCTCCGGAACCACAGGAGCGGTCAGATCGATCACTACGTAGCCGGCTTCCGACTTGGCGCTCTCGTTGCCGAGCGCGTCGAGCGCGGTCACCTGCACGTAGTGAGTGCCCTCGGTCAGGTTCGTCGATGCGTAGGTAGTCGCAGTCACGAAGCCCTTGTCGACCTCATCCTCGAACACGTGGTACTGGGCTGCGCCTGTAACCGCGCCCCACGTCCACGCGGGACTCTGGTTGTTCGTCGGGGTCGTGGTCTGAGGCATTCCGGGCGCCGCCGGAGGCGTGGTATCGACGACCACCGCCGCGAATGCGACCTCAGCGCCAGGGTTCCCCACGATGTCCACAGCCTTGACCTTCAGCACGTGCGCGCCGTCGGCCAGGTTGGACGCGGGGGTGAACGAAGTGCCTTCGGTCTCAAACGGCAGTTCGCTTCCGAGGGTGACTATGTAGTAGTCGACCTCGGATACTTCATCATCGCCGGACCATGCCCACGTGGGCCTCGGGTTGTTCGTGAGGGTCGTAGGCGTTGTGACAATGCTCACGACAGGGCCGGTGCGG
Protein-coding sequences here:
- a CDS encoding Ig-like domain-containing protein, with the translated sequence MKACWRTPPLLITALAAAMLVCFSGLASAAVTSVEILSPTNGAPFINVQPGDTVTVRARVTVDATDQIWMNATVGNSTVAFTNVGLVTVPGGNPSASGEFDVALQLRTDETDGSKNVSVSAYAQNNPITMTDTETGAVTVDGTAPTIANWTPADASFENITQQTFTVDVSDAGSGVDWAGITFASVQVTGGTLDNVTANSGTGKVTIAIRGMNTPGAKSVRLEAADVAGNIATSTHNFELNDTIKPTFSSWSITEGQWLNTGSPTLTVNIADSLPTAGIATVTATIDGSPVGVAFDSGTGVATAALSGLAEGSHALVVTATDGSGNSESSTRNFNVDTTKPVIDGNTWSPASGYWFKETSASITVNAADPGSGGAPATGSGINAASATASLDKPGPTAIASYAGGKITVNITNLSEDTYVLTVGISDAVGNAADPRTMTFNVDFGGPEFANQFPVNGFETNNTAIAPHIEITDTQSSVDSSSIKWNMTAPGGGAVVGGYGWAAPTSTYTPASPLAGDGTYTLSVTARNGAGLASTYPISPAAWAFLLDTVAPPDAVGTLVNDSGQAPRDVRGEQFTRDTSPAIDITVLDNAGGSGFNNESGSGTSSIVIRVYTDAGMTDEVAGSITPAGRPATDSESWGARWTASAVLSDGDYFYKVIATDDAGSTGTITNPSFKFIIDTKAPTADGEAEVGFVNTTNTRRFANNPAVTAAWAASVDPAAADGAAGAGLLGYKLEIWTKTATDMGPTGAKVHEASGVLDVWLSDSFLAPSGAGNEQYTSGVLALTSGTSYGAWIKSFDFLGNASNWFDPPFVYDSDAPADPGVPGVVGISAGGQIASSAPTFRWAHASDAKAGVAQSGVDLYEFQIRRVTGSEWDVFDTVIDIADEDVDLAGADTPLAGDFDWTILAPFSLADGNYQARVRAKDVAGNYSNWVESAQFEVDTTPPAIPAMPQTTSPTNNQSPVWTWGAVAGAAKYRVFEDEADKGFVTNPTYTSASLTEGTHYLQVTALDDLD
- a CDS encoding response regulator transcription factor, which gives rise to MRVLIVDDHPLFTKGLSDLLVVRGVEVVGTAKDGLEALEKAREMLPDVVLMDISMPRCDGLAATRLIKAELPEMKIIMLTASDTDKNVFEAVKSGACGYVLKDVDADELMAMLSDLERGEVAFSPGLTARILAEFTRIASESRESTTNPAQRERTDGAGAETGGVLMPRQMEVLALVASGLTYKEVGSALCISERTVKYHMKQILDQLHLQNRSQVIAYAAQIRISKFTGSLPA
- a CDS encoding histidine kinase N-terminal 7TM domain-containing protein — translated: MEYTPFAIPYIVSGIITLVMAVVVWKRRSRPGATGLCCFMLAMAEWSLGNAMEMCSVGVEAKTVWSNIEYVGIATMPVAWLAAALGFSGKGEWLRRRNILRLLIIPAVTQVLVWTNGYHGLMRYNIRLDTSGPFSVIVKTYGPWFWIAMVYSYTLLMVGTISVTRMIIGLPGSYKAQARLVVVGVLAPWAANVLYISGSSPIHRLDMTPIAFIISGLAAALGILRYRLLDIHPIAWATMVEGTDDGIVVTDLQDRVLHMNPAAQALTGWSAKAALGGDAADVMGRWPSIAVALAEVTGSTRELALEAGDERGSYELHISLLLSSGKCAIGKIIVINDVTERRRTQEELLLRQRALAAMEERELLARDLHDTICQVLGYLNVQLQAVRCKLASGQDAAAMNEIDSLVDVVRVAYSEVREHIGCMRGDAMSKWQFVPKLQELMRGVESRYGICTKLTAPEEVAKGVIGYPRELQLFRIIQEATTNVGKHADARNVWVSLELHPRDVEAVIRDDGKGFDVADEATWSSSGAFGIGIMLERAEQLGGDFMLRSTPGEGTEVKVCIPLALKLDGGE